In Candidatus Hydrogenedentota bacterium, the genomic stretch ACGCGCGAGGAACTGGTGGCTCTTGGCCCCGAGGCCGTCTTCGATTCGTTGAACGAGCTGACCCAATATGCCTTGGCTCATCTTGCGTCTCCCGGGCCGGCGGCTGCTCGATGCGGAAGCCCGGAATAATAGGAGCAGCGTTGTCGAGGGCGAGAGTGTTTACGTATGGCCATTGCTTCAGGCAGCGGACTTGGTTAGCTGTATACACCTCTACGCGCTCTAGTCAATTCGAAACTGTGCCTGATACAATAAGGCTGCGGAAGGCACAGCCGAAAATCTGTGACAACTCGGCACTTCACGTGAAGTAAGGTGGCATCGGAAGCGTCTCGTAGCATTCGAGCGGTTTCAGCGTGCTGCGTGACCATTTTGTATGCGAGTTTTGCGCAGTTGTTTGCAGGTATTTGTGTTCATAGGTCGAGTCTTTGAGGGGAGTCGAGAACCCCAGCTTCCGGACGCAAATCGAGGAAACGTACAAGGTGCGTCTTCGAGTATCTTCCATAGCGGCGCCGGGCATCTTACTTCTTGGTTGTGCCGTAACAGCCGGTATCTTCTGGGAGATGCGCAGTTCTGCTCTGCACAATCAGAAGAGCAACTTCTCCATGGAGGCTTCGCAACGGGCGGAGCGCATCGTCGACAAACTCCAGCACGACTTTGTGGAATTGGATGCGCTCCGGAGACTTTTTGAAGGCAGCGAAGTCGTTGAGCCCAGAGAGTTTATCTTGTTCGCTGAACCTATTCTGAAGGGTGAAACCGACCAGAGAGTGTTTTGGGTTCCTTGCGTACGTCGAGAATCGCTCAAGGCATTCGAAGAGTTTGCGCACTCTAGCGGTTTAAGTGATTACTCGGTGCGAGAATTGAACGCGAAACTCGAACCAGTTCCCGTCGGTGCAAGGGACGAATATTTCCCGCTGCTGTACTCGGAACCGTCTCGCGTGTACAAGGATAAAGAAGGCATCGATCTCGGAACGGACGCCGAGTTGCTAGATGCCATGTCGAATGCGAGGCGAACTGCAAAGCCTTCAATACTTCTTAGAGTACTGTTTCCAGGGGGGCGCCTCGTGTCATCGTCCGGCAGCGACGAGCCGAACCCGTCATCGCTGGCCCTCATAATCGTTCCCGTCTATTACGATGGAACACGGGGGGAAGTGCCACGCGACGAATCTCTCCAGGGGTTTGTCATTGGCGAGTATGACCTCGGAAAGACTATTGAACATGTGATTGAAGAGATTCCCGCCTTAGGTATGCCGACTTCGCTGGTCGATTTAGAGAGTGAACCGGCCGGGCGAACTGTTTACGAGCACTTGCCTCGTTTGGGAACAAGGCTCGATTCCGTGGGCGATCTGTGGTTCAACAGGGATTTTGCGTATGCGGGGCATCGCTACCGGATCAATGTCCAAGCGGGTTCCGGCTTTGTACTTCGCCATCCGGTTGACTGGCCCTACACGATAGTTCCGTTGGGGTTGCTCTGTTCCTGCCTCGCGGGGTTGCTGGTTCAAACTCAACTGGCAGGCCGCCGGAGAGCAGAGTCGCTGGTAGCGCGACGGACCGAAGAATTACAGATGAATGAGCACATGTTGAACGGACATGCGAGGATCTTACGCCTTCTCATTCATTCGGCAGGCCAAAGCGAATTCCAACTGAGAGAAGCGTTGAGCATTCTGGGGGAAACGACCCAATCCGATATTGTCAGCGTGTGCACCTTGGAAGACGTATCCGAGACATCTAGCCGATTTGTTTCATGGTGTCGTGTATCCGAGATTACCTCTCAACGGATTCACACGTGGTGGCGCGACGCTCTGAGCGCAACGGGGCCTTGGCGCCAGACGCTACAGTCCGGCGAGAGTGTTCGCGCCAGTGCACTGTCCTCACCGGCGACTGGACCTATGGGCGATCTCGGCGTTAAGTCGATGGTGGCAATTCCGTTCTCGATGGACGGCCGGTTGGGCGGAGTACTTGGCCTATTGCGTCTCGAGCGAGACGGTCGATTCTCGGACAGCGAAGTCAGGGTACTTGAGAGTACGGCACACAGTATCGGTTTGACGCTGGAGCGCCATGAGGCCGAGCGCCAGCTACGAACGTTGGCCGACCGATTGCGGCTGGCGACGGCGGCCGCCGATGTGGGGATTTGGGACTGGGATCTTGCCGAAGATCGGCTGGTGTGGGACCGGCGCCTGGCCGAAATGCACGGAATTGATCAGCCACCTGAACGCGAAATTGTGGCGCAGTGGGTCCAGCGCGTGCATCCGGAGGATGTTGGGCGGCTGATGGAACAGGCCCATTGTGCGGTTCATGTCGAAGGGGCGTTGGACGCGGAATATCGTATCATCCGTCCCGATGGAGAGGAGCGGTATGTTCGATCCATGGCCACGGTATCCAAAGACGAAGATGGTCAACCGACTCGGATGACCGGCGTCATTTGGGATATTACGGAGCGCAAGAAAGCGGATGACCAACGGCGCGAGTCCGAGCGTTTCATACGTGCCGTGCTGGATGCCGTGCCCGCGCATATCTGTGTGTTGGATCAATCCGGGACAATCCTTGCGGTCAACCATGCGTGGCATGAGCTGGCGAGGTTGATGGGAGAACCCCCGAAGTCGGTCTCCGAGGGAGTGCAGTTTCTGCATGTCGTTCGCGATATCTATCGCATAGACGAAGAATACGCGCGGGCGTTTGAAGACGCGCTTTCAAGTCTGACACGCGGCGATCGCGATGAATCGATACTCGAATACCAATGCAAAGTGAAGGGTGCCACGCGTTGGTTCATTGCGAAAGTGTTGCCCATACCACAAAGCCGCCCTCCCAGGATTCTCGTGGTTCACGAAGACGTCACGCTGCTGAAGAATGCGCTTGAAGAGCGCATCGAGATGGAGCGGCGGGTGTTGCATACACAGAAGCTTGAGAGTCTAGGAGTGCTTGCGGGAGGGATAGCGCACGATTTCAACAATCTTTTGATGGTAATCCTCGGTAATCTCGATATCGCTGTGCATGACTTGGCGCCGGGCTCGCCGGAAGCGGAGTGCATCTCAGAAGCGGTCCAAGCGGCGCGCCGTGCCGCGGATCTTTCGAGACAGATGCTTGCCTACACCGGTAAGGGGCGATATTTGGTACACCCTGTCGATCTCAACGCCCTTGTTGCCGAGATTGCGCAGTTGTTACGTGTGTCCATATCGAAATCGGTGGTCCTTGAACTGGGCTTAGCGACGCAACTCCCGTCGATCTTGGCGGATTCCGCACAGTTGCAGCAGATTGTCATGAACTTAATCACCAACGCGTCGGAGGCCATTGGCGGCGCAGTGGGCCATATCCACATTGCGACGGGGGTTGCGGAATACACCGAATCTGAATTGTCCAGATCATGCCTTGCCGAACCGCCGCCGGCGGGCCACTTCATCTATCTCGACGTAAGGGATTCTGGTTGCGGCATGGACCTTGAGACGCGGCAGCGGCTCTTTGACCCCTTCTTCACCACGAAATTCACGGGCCGTGGGCTTGGCATGGCGGCTGTGTTGGGAATAGTGCGTGGCCACGGGGGAGCGATATTTGTGGACAGCGAACCTGGTAGAGGCACGGCGATTCGTGTCTTGTTTCCTGCGATGGCGGAAGAGGAGCTTCGTCACGAAGAGACAGGCGAGCGTCCGTCGGCGGACATCGCGACAGCAGACAAGCCGCGGGCCACGATGCACGGAACAGTCTTGGTTGTTGACGACGAAGTGGCAGTGAGAAATCTATGCACCAGCATGTTGACGCGAATTGGACTGAACGTGTTGCAGGCGGAGGACGGTGAGCAGGCCCTCCAGATGTGTCATGAGCGCGCAAACGAGATTTCAGTAGTCTTGCTGGACTTGACGATGCCTAAGATGGATGGGATGGCCGTCTTTGCGGAAGTGCGGAAGAGCTGGCCCGATATGAAGGTCGTACTGAGCAGCGGGTACAGCGAAGACGAGATCGCCAAGCGGTTTCCCACGGAAGGACTCAAGGGATTCATTCAGAAACCGTATACCCTTCGAGTCCTTAGAGAGACTCTTGAGCGGATTATGAACGGCTCCGCCGTGTAGTTCTTTCGTGCGGGTCTCCGTGAGAAGACGCCCTGCTTGAGGAACTTGGAGGAGGACACGTATCCTAGTCCGCAATTTGAATCGGCGCGATTGACGCCGACGCAAATTGCTCAGGTGCAAGACGTTGAGGTTATGACATGAGGATTTCTCGCGAACACGCTCTGTCTTCGGAGAGCCGCATAGATTTTCGCCGCACGTCTCGCATGTACAATGCTTACGAGAGAGGTTCAAGTGTGTTCGTGAGAAATCCGGGCTAGCCAGCGGCCCTCGCTGGTGTCTTGCCTAGCGGGAGCATAACACGGACCGATGGAGAGCGATCTGACTGGGGGTGGCAGATCCGGAGCGCGCACAAGGGGAAATGAATGACCCAGAGTATCGAAGTTACGTTCAGCCCACAGGGAAAGAGACTTCAGGTTTCGCCGGGCGCCACTGTTCGTGAGGCAGCGGCGAGAGCCGGTATTCAATTGGATTACCCATGTGGCGGACAGGGGACCTGCGGAAAGTGCCGCGTACGGTTTACCGAAGGTGCGATGGAACCCACCGAAACCGATTCTATCGTGCTGCCCCCCGCAGACGTTGAGTCTGGAGTCCGGCTTGCGTGTCAGACGCGCATCTACCAGCGGGCCGCCATCGAGATTCCGCAAACGTCCCTTTTGGGTTCAGCGTACAAGATTCTCGGAGAGTCGTCATTTCACGCGATCGAATCGGAAGACCCGCCGATTCTCAAGATCTGTGTGGAGTTGCCCCCGCCATCCCTGGAAGATGACAGTCCGGATTTTCCGCGCATCAACCGGGCGCATGGTCCCTTGGCAGTCGATCTCTCTACGTTGCGCCGGTTGCCCAAGCGTCTACGCGAAGGCGGCTTCAAAGGCACGTTGGTGCTTGCCGATGGACGTCTGCTGGATTTCGAGCCGGGCGATACGACGACGGCGAGCTTTGCCGTCGCTTTCGATATTGGCACGACGACGCTTGTGGGAACGTTGCTCGATCTCAACTCAGGAGCCATGATTGCGCAGACCTCGCGCATGAACCCCCAGATTCAGCACGGTGACGATGTGGTGTCGCGAATTCTGCATGTGCGTCAACATGTTTATGGATTGAGTGAATTACATGCCCACGTTGTTGCAGCACTCAATGAAATGATAGCCGAGTTGGTGTCGATTGGCGGCATTGACGTCCACTCGGTCTATCACGCGACATTTGCAGGCAACACCACGATGCAGCACCTGCTTGCCGGTCTCGATCCGACCGCGTTGGGCGAGCTTCCCTTCACGCCCACGGTGAGCGCGGGGCTGCTTGTTCGGGCTTCCGAATTGGGTATCGTCATTCATCCCGCCGCGGATGCGTATGTGTTTCCGGTAATCGGGGGATTCGTAGGGGGCGATACCGTCGCGGGGCTTCTGGCCACGGGTATTTTTCAGACCGGCATAACGTCCATGCTAGTCGACATTGGGACGAACGGCGAGTTGGTGCTGTGTCATAAAGGGCACATGCTGGGAGCGTCGTGTGCTGCCGGGCCCGCTTTCGAAGGCGCCAAGATAGCTCATGGGATGCGCGCCACGACCGGCGCCATTGAGGAGATCATATTCGCCGATGATGTCTACTGCCGCGTCATTGGCGATACGAGGCCCGTGGGAATGTGCGGATCGGCAATGATCGATCTGGTGGCCGAACTGCTGCGCGCCGGAATACTGATCTCGCAAGGACAACTTCTCGGACCTGACCATCTTCCCGATGACATTCCGCCCGCGTTGCGAGCGCGCGTGACCATGGACAGCGAGGGCGCGGTGTTCGTTGTCGCGCGCGCCGACGAGACGGCTTCAGGTCATGCAATCACGTTTACGCAGCGCGATGTTCGCGAGGTGCAATTGGCGACCGCGGCGATTCGCACGGCATTCTCGATACTGCTGAAGAAGGCGAATCTTGAGCCAGACGATGTCGATCAGGTGTTGGTCGCGGGCGCATTCGGGAATTATTTGCGGTGTGCGAATGCCCAACGCATGGGGCTTCTGCCAAACACGGTGCCGCCATCCAAACTGACATTTGTCCGAAACACATCATTGGCGGGTGCGCGACTTGCCGCGATGTCTCGCTCGGCACGTCATGAAGCGGAACGGCTCGCGCGCCACACGAACCATGTGGAACTGTCGCTCGATCCGTCATTCCACGCCGAATACGTCGAAGCGATGTTCTTTCCCGATACGGAGCCTACAGAAACACCGATTTAGGTCCGTCCATCAACTCGAAGAGGTTGTATCCAATCTCTCGCAGCAGATGGTCAAGCCGCACCATTGGCAGGCCCAGCACGTTTTGGTAGCAGCCGTCGTAGCGCGCAACCAGGAGACTGCCGGGTCCATCCACCGTGTAGGCTCCGGCCCGGTCCACCGGGTTCACCGCGTGCACAAAGTGCGCGATTTCATCGCCGGAAAGCTCACGAAACGTGACGTCGGTGGTTTCGCTGCCTTCGGCTTGTGCGCCGGTCTTGGTATCGAGCAAGGCAACTCCCGTGACTACTTGATGCGTTCTGCCCGACAGGCGGCGAAGCATGGCGCGCGCCTCATCCAGATCCACGGGCTTGCTCAGCACGTGCTCGTCTAGAAACACCAACGTGTCCGCGGCAATGATAAGCGCGGGAGTGTTGAGGCGTTGCGCAATGTCGTCCCGTTTGCGTCGGGCGTTTGCGATGACGATACCGGCAGGCGAAGGCCCCTCGTCTATTTCGGGGGCACCGCTTGCCATGATGTCGAACTCAAGACCCAGAGCGGCGAGCAATGCGCGCCGGCGTGGCGATCCGGAAGCGAGTACGATTCGGTTCACGGCTTGGGTTCGGCACCCGCGGCCGGTTCTGGCGCGGGGTTCGACTGAAGGCCCTCGGGGATACGCATCCCACCGGGTCCGACGGTCTTGACGCTCTCTTCGTTTTCGATAATGCGCGTGCCTTCCGGGAGGAGCAGCTCGACTGGCATTGGGGTGGCCGTCGAATTCACCGAGATATCGGAAACGGAAATGCGGACTTCGGAATCATCATCGTTAAACACGTGGATGAAACATGGAAGATAATCACCCTCGCGCAACGTCAGCCGGACTTTGTTGAATAATGGGGTGACTGTATCGGATTGCCCGGCGTCCGGTTTCAGCCTGGGCGTAAGCTCGAGTCCCTTCTTTCCGCAATCCGGTTTTTCCGGTTCTCCCAAGGCAATCTCATAGGCTTCTTTGAGACGCGTCGTATCGCTATCGAAACCGAGAAAGAGGGCTTCTGCCTGCGGGTCGTCGCCGAGATCGAAAATCTGGACCTGTTCCAGTTGCTCGTCGTATTCGTAAACCCTCAGACCTTCGATCAGATAGGTCACGGAAGGGTCCGCATAGCGAAAGAGGATTCTCCGGGGTTTGGCGTAGACAATCTCGCCTGTTGATGGAGTCGTCTCGTCCTCGGTTACGTTCTCCTGCAGGAAACGCGCGGTCAGACCTTGGATGTGTTCGCGTTTCTCGGCAAACTCGGCAAGAAACGCCGCCACCGGCGCAACCGCAGGTTTCGCCTCTTCGGCCGGAGCGGGCGCGGTTTCCTGTGCAGCGGCCGCAAGAGAGAGCAGTAGCGCATACACAAACATGATTGAGTACTCCTTTCGACGACGATACGATCCCCGCCGGAACGTCAGAGTTGCCTGCCGCAGATCGTCCCTTGGCGGGTTACGAGCAAGATCCCGCGGTAAATGCCATGTCCTCGAAGACTTCGCCTAGAGCGATTCAGCACTTCATGCCTACCGCTTCTCGTGAGCGCATTTTCACTATACGTTGGAAGGGTTCTACTCGTAGCTGTAGAAAGCGAAAATGCGCTAGGTGTCCATCTTCCAGTGCATTATGGGCGCTTCTTCTTCGACTTCGGGTTCCGGCGCCGGTTGCGGCTGGGGAACAGGCTGCGCATGGGCCACCGGCTGCGGCGCAACGGCCGGCTGAGGCTGTGCAGCGTGAACGGGGGCTACCGGGGCTTGCGGTTGCTGTGCCACACCGGCAAACCATTGTGCTGCCTTTAGCTCCGGCAGCGGACCATCCGCGGCCGGTGCGATCGGCGCGGGCTGCGGTGCAGGGGCCGGTGCAGGGGCCGGGGCATGAGTCTGAACCGGACTTGGCGCAGTTCCAACGGGCTCATAGTACGGAACTTGCACATTCGAATCCGCCGGCACAAGGCTGTCAAGAAGACGTTTGTGCGTCTCGAGAATGGACTGCAACTCGACGCGGATTCGCGTGCGCTGCTGTTCGAGGAGGTGGATATCGCGCTGAAGCGACGCGGGCAGCTTCATGGCATCCAGTTGCGCCTGCTCTTTACGCACACGCGCTTCTTCCATGACAGCATGCGCTTCGCGTTTCGCGGCTTCGATGATGTCGTCGCCGTAACGTTGCGACGAGACAATCGCGTTGCGCATGGTCGCTTCCAGGTCTTTGTACTCTTCGAGTTGCTTGCGCTGCTCTTCGAGCTTTTCGCGAAGCGCGCGAATCTGCCCCATCAAATCGTCAATGCGGTCTGCCGCACGCTCCAGATAGTCATCGACTTCCTTGCGGTCGTACCCGCCCAGCGTGACTCTGGTGAATTGTTTGTTGTAGAGGTCGTTCGGGGACAGCCCGCTCTCCTCGCCCAGGACTTCTTTAATGACTTTGTCTTTTTTCATCAGTCTCTCTCCACTCTGGACGGCTCATGGTCTGACTGTGTTCACATCCCAAGTTCGCGCGCACGCGCAGCCGCGGCGTTGACGCCCGCTGCGATAATCGACTCGAACCCATCCGCTTCGAAACGCTTTAACGCCGCTTCGGTGGTTCCGCCCTTGGAGGTCACACGCGCCCGCAGCGTTGCCGCGGCTTCTCCGGAATGCTTCAGCAACAATCCGGAACCGGCCAACGTTTGCGCGGCCAGGCGCGTTGCCTGGGCTTCGGGGAGGCCGTTGGCCATCGCCGCGCGCACCAGGCATTCGACCATGTAGAAGAAATAGGCCGGACCGCTGCCGCTGAGCGCGGTCACGACGTCAATTTGCTCTTCGGGCACAACCTCAACGATGCCGATGGCTTCGAAGATGGCGCGCGCCTTCGCGATATCGCTCTCGGTGCAGGTCGCGCTGATTGCCATCCCGGTCGCGCCTGCATTGACCAATGCAGGCGTATTCGGCATGACGCGCACGACGCGCCGGTCTGCCCCCAGCCGTTGCTGGATGAAGGATATCGAGATTCCCGCGGCTATGGAAATGACCAGGGCGTGTTTGGGCAACGATGACTTGATGCCTTCGATGGCGGCATCCATGTCTTGCGGTTTCGTGGCCAGAACGATCATGTCGCAAGCCGCGGCAAACGCATGAGCAGCCTCGAACGTCGTTGCGCCCAATGCCTCGGCTTCGTTTCTCTTTTCTTCGTAGAGATCGTAGGCCGCCAGATGCTTCGGCGCGATAACGCCCGTCTCAAGCAAACCCGCGGCAATGGCCTTGCCCATGTTGCCAAACCCAAGAAATCCCAGCGTTTCCTGCAAGACCATGCTGTACTACTCGTCCTTTCCGTTCACGGCCGGTTGCTCGGTATCAGGGTCTATCGGCAAGGGTTCGATATCCCGAATCACAGCCGACGACTCACAGTGCGCGAAGGACGAGCACTGCAGACAGTCGCGCTCTATTTTCTGGGGAAGTGCGGTTCGTTCTATCAGGTGAAATCCGTGCCTCTCGAAGAACTCAGGCAAACGGCTGAGCGCGTATATGCGATGGTAGCCTTGACGCCGCGCTTCTTCGATGCATGCGTCGAGCAATTGGACTCCCACGCCGTGTCCCCTGAGGTCGTCACGAACGACGAGCGACCGGATTTCAGCCATATTGGCTCCGTCGGGGCAGAGTGCGCAGCATCCGCCAATGCCTTGCTCATCGACATACGTGAAATATTGGTGAATGTTCGCATACAACGTTTCCAGCGAGCGCGGCAAGACATTGCCCTGCGCCACGGCATGGTCAATGAGCGCCTTAAGCGCCGGCACGTCCGACGAGGTAGGCCGTTGAATTGTGCAGTGCGGGGTCGTTTTAACCACTCCTGAAATCACCTTAGTCCGGATTTCTCACGAACACACTTGAATCTTTCTCGCAACCAGTGTGTTCGCGAGAAATCCTCATGGCATAACCTCAACGTCTTGCACGTGAGCAATTTGTGTCGGCGCTCAATCGCGCCGGTGCAAATTGCGGATTAGACCGTGCGGAGCGCCCGCGCAACACGCCGGTTCGCCGCTATAGCTGCGCCGTCACCGTGACCAAGCGCGCAGAATTCGCGGAAGTATACCATGAGTACCCGGCAAAATCGACCTGCTTGCATTGAGCGGGAGTCGGCGCAAGTCCCGCGCGCAGCATGGGATACGCGAGGAAGCAACCGGGTGTGTTCTCCGGGTATTATACCTGGAAGTGACCTTTTCTTAGGGTTCGTTAAGCGGTGTGAGGGGAAATTCGCCGATGGCGGGACAAGGGGATCTCGAATGAACGTAAAGCGTCAATGTGCCGTTGCGTTTGCCGCAATCGCGATTTCCGCAATCGCGTGTACGTCGGGATGTGCGACGAAGAGCGAAGCGAAGAACGAGGCGCGCGACGAGAAGACTTCTCCGGGGAACCCCAAAGTGGTCTTTGAACCCAACTCCTCCGTGCTTCCGGAGCCCGGAGCGCCGTCTGCCACAAACACGCCCGCGCCGCGCGATCCGTTCAAGCAGCCGCGGGTGACCATCAAGTTGCCCGCTACGACCTTGGGGGTGGCGGTACGGCAGATTGGCGAAACGGCCAAGCCGAGTCTCGTGCTGATGAACGGAGTTGAAAACAAGGCCATCGCGGCTCGGTCGTTTCGGAACGAGAGCTTGGACAAGGTGGCGGCCTCGTTTGCCGAGGAGACGATTCTGAAAGTGCAGCGCTGTCCAAACTACGTCTTCCTGTATCCGCCCGGATACGAATCGCTGGAAGCCGTGTCCGTGAGCGGGAAACTGGGTCCCACGTTCGATATCGGCATCCAGGGGATGGCATTTGGTTCCGGGCTGCGTTTGTACACGGTGTTTTCGTGGATCAGCCTTGCGCTCAACGTTTCCATCGTGGCCGACGATGCGATCGCCGACGCGCGCTGCGGGGAATTGGTGCTGGGAAATGTCCCGTTGCCGGACGCTCTTGAAGCCATTTTGAAGTCCGCGCGCGTCGTCAAGTACTCCGTTGAGAGCACAGGCGAATACGTGTTCGTATTTACGCAGGAAAATACGAGCGCGCCATCGCAGTTGCTGAATGAAGATGCGCTATCGGAAGCCCAGAAGGCGTTTCTGGAGAAGCGCATCAATGTCTTTCTTCCTCATCAGCCCGAGGAAGGGCAGACCGTGGAAATGGCGCTGGGCCCGAAGACGCTCGGCGACATCTTGCCGTCGCTGTCCAAACAACTCTCCATTACGGTCGTTGCGGAGAAGGGACTTGAAGGATTGCCCGTGAACCCTGCCGTGTTCCGCGGCGTTCGCGTGAAGACTGCGCTAGACCTTATGATTCGGCAGTGGTTAGAGCCGAACTATGGCTATCAGCTCGTGCAGGATCGTATTGTCATTCGTAAACGCTAATGCTGGGGGGAGGGGAGAGTCTCGCATGTATCATTGGGCCTATGCCGCACTCGCATTGTCGTCGCTGTTGATTGCCGCGCCTTCGAGCGATGAGCATCCGCTCTTGGCGCTGGAATGCCCGAAAGCCACCGGCGGCATTGCCGTTGATGGCCAAGGCAACGAGCCTGCGTGGAAGGACGTGAAGGCGATCACCGACTTTCGTTTGTGGAATCCATCGCTAGGGAAACCCACGGAATCGACCGAACTTCGGATGTGCCATGACGACACCAATGTGTACGCCTTGTTTGTGTGTACTGACCCGGACGTGTTCGCGCTTCATGAAGGCCGCGACGCGATGTTGTGGGAGTCCGACTGCGTAGAGTTGTTTTTCGTGCCCGACGCGAACAGTCCCATTTACTACGAGTTTGAGGTCTCGCCGCGCAACGATGTTTTCGATGCGCGGATCGTGAATTCGGGTAGCGGCGGTTTCCGGCGCTGGGCGCCAACGTGGAACTGCGGCATGCGCACCGCCGCGACCGTGCGTGGCACGTTGAACGACTGGCGCGATACCGACGAAGGGTTCACGGTCGAGATGGCCATACCTATCGAAGCGTTTGCGGACGCAAACGGTACGAAGCCGCTTGCCGGACAAACGTGGCAGTTTGCCGCGGCGCGAATGGACTTCTCCAAGACACTCAAGGTTGAGGAACGCTCGTCTACCGCGAACGTTCCCGATATGAACATTCACAAACGCGAAGGCTGGTTCACGCTGACCTTCAAATAGTCGGGATCACGGTTCGGTCACGCCGCGCGAGCGTTTGTCGGCGGCGTTCACAATCGGTCGCAGGTCGAAGCCAAGCGGTTGGCCCTTCTCCACCTTGTCGCGGGCGGAGCGAATTGCCGCTTCGCTTCCTTCCGGTATGTCGGTGTTGGTCCACCAATTCATGCGTTCGCTGTAGCACCAGACGTAATGGTCCGAACTCGAGAGCGCCCAAAAGACGT encodes the following:
- a CDS encoding carbohydrate-binding family 9-like protein, producing MYHWAYAALALSSLLIAAPSSDEHPLLALECPKATGGIAVDGQGNEPAWKDVKAITDFRLWNPSLGKPTESTELRMCHDDTNVYALFVCTDPDVFALHEGRDAMLWESDCVELFFVPDANSPIYYEFEVSPRNDVFDARIVNSGSGGFRRWAPTWNCGMRTAATVRGTLNDWRDTDEGFTVEMAIPIEAFADANGTKPLAGQTWQFAAARMDFSKTLKVEERSSTANVPDMNIHKREGWFTLTFK